In one Ananas comosus cultivar F153 linkage group 12, ASM154086v1, whole genome shotgun sequence genomic region, the following are encoded:
- the LOC109718092 gene encoding transcription factor bHLH62-like: MRQPTFKSRNAHTPLLSPPYPSCTILKESSFKLRSLPIPTFMGDHHFVDNLNSTTTLKPSPHFMEMDPSCMGLVITDHLAELHGNGAGAASMAFCDESYAYFPHHHDQFPLQLQQQQQPPFADQNSSPGLLPMLGDLAPITLPPPPPAAAAFVGVRKRKAAAAADAAAETSSANSSSQPMENSLRDHQYRAIKKICSDSTAAGKRGRGNSKSKKEVEKPKEVVHVRARRGHATDSHSLAERVRREKINERMRCLQELVPGCYKAMGMAGMLDEIINYVQSLQNQVEFLSMKLSAASSFYDFNVDIEPMTTLQMMSINANEAQVMEKVRELGGYGGGGCPSFFE; encoded by the exons ATGAGACAGCCCACATTCAAATCAAGGAATGCTCACACCCCCCTCTTATCCCCTCCGTATCCATCTTGCACTATTCTTAAAGAATCATCCTTCAAATTAAGATCTCTCCCCATCCCCACATTCATGGGAGATCATCACTTTGTGGACAATCTCAACAGTACCACCACTCTTAAGCCCTCTCCCCACTTCATGGAAATGGATCCGTCGTGCATGGGTTTGGTGATCACCGATCACCTCGCGGAGCTCCACGGCAACGGCGCCGGCGCAGCATCGATGGCTTTCTGCGACGAGAGTTACGCTTACTTCCCTCACCATCACGATCAGTTTCCgctgcagctgcagcagcagcagcagccgccttTCGCCGATCAAAACTCGTCACCGGGCCTGCTGCCGATGCTCGGAGACCTCGCCCCGATAaccctgccgccgccgccgcctgctgctgctgcttttgtCGGAGTCAGGAAAAgaaaggcggcggcggcggcggatgctGCGGCGGAGACAAGCTCTGCGAATTCTTCGTCGCAGCCTATGGAGAATAGCTTAAGAGATCATCAATACAGGGCTATAAAGAAGATC tgcTCAGATAGTACTGCTGCtgggaagagagggagaggcaattcaaaatcaaaaaaggaGGTGGAGAAGCCGAAGGAGGTGGTTCATGTGAGGGCAAGGAGAGGCCATGCCACTGACAGCCACAGTCTAGCTGAAAGG GTGAGAAGGGAGAAAATTAATGAAAGAATGAGATGCTTACAAGAACTAGTTCCTGGTTGTTACAAG GCAATGGGCATGGCGGGAATGCTCGACGAGATTATAAACTACGTGCAATCGCTACAAAACCAAGTTGAG TTTCTTTCGATGAAGCTTTCGGCGGCGAGCTCATTCTATGACTTCAATGTGGATATTGAACCCATGACAACACTACAG ATGATGAGTATTAATGCAAATGAGGCTCAAGTAATGGAGAAGGTGAGGGAGTTAGGAGGATATGGTGGTGGTGGATGCCCTAGCTTTTTTGAGTAG